The following proteins are co-located in the Synechococcus sp. PROS-U-1 genome:
- a CDS encoding pyruvate dehydrogenase complex E1 component subunit beta, whose translation MAGTLLFNALREAIDEEMGRDPHVCVMGEDVGHYGGSYKVTKDLAEKYGDLRVLDTPIAENGFTGMAVGAAMTGLRPIVEGMNMGFLLLAFNQISNNMGMLRYTSGGNFTIPTVVRGPGGVGRQLGAEHSQRLEAYFHAVPGIKIVACSTPTNAKGLMKAAIRDNNPVLFFEHVLLYNLTEELPEGEYTCALDQADLVQQGTDVTILTYSRMRHHCLKAVEQLEADGVSVELIDLISLKPFDMETISRSIRKTHKVIVVEECMKTGGIGAELIALITEQCFDDLDARPMRLSSQDIPTPYNGSLENLTIIQPHQIVEAAQALVNKDI comes from the coding sequence GTGGCAGGAACACTTCTCTTCAACGCTCTGCGGGAAGCCATCGACGAGGAGATGGGTAGAGATCCCCACGTCTGTGTGATGGGGGAGGACGTCGGCCATTACGGCGGCAGCTACAAGGTCACCAAGGATCTGGCGGAGAAATACGGCGACCTCAGGGTGCTGGACACGCCGATTGCCGAGAACGGTTTCACCGGTATGGCGGTGGGTGCTGCGATGACCGGTCTCCGCCCGATCGTTGAAGGAATGAACATGGGCTTCCTGCTCCTGGCCTTCAACCAGATTTCCAACAACATGGGGATGCTCCGCTACACCAGTGGCGGCAACTTCACCATTCCCACGGTGGTACGCGGCCCCGGTGGCGTGGGTCGTCAGCTTGGCGCTGAGCACAGCCAGCGGCTTGAGGCCTACTTCCATGCGGTGCCAGGCATCAAGATCGTGGCCTGCAGCACGCCCACCAATGCCAAGGGCCTGATGAAGGCCGCAATTCGGGACAACAATCCCGTGCTCTTCTTCGAGCATGTCCTTCTTTACAACCTCACCGAGGAGCTCCCCGAAGGCGAGTACACCTGTGCTCTTGATCAGGCTGATTTGGTGCAGCAAGGCACCGATGTGACGATCCTTACTTATTCCCGAATGCGCCACCACTGCCTGAAAGCAGTGGAGCAATTGGAGGCCGATGGCGTCAGCGTTGAACTGATCGATCTGATCAGCCTCAAGCCCTTTGACATGGAGACGATCAGTCGCTCCATCCGCAAGACCCACAAGGTGATTGTGGTGGAGGAATGCATGAAGACAGGCGGTATCGGTGCTGAGCTGATCGCATTGATCACGGAGCAGTGCTTCGACGATCTGGATGCCCGTCCGATGCGTTTGTCCAGTCAGGACATTCCAACCCCCTACAACGGATCCTTGGAGAACCTCACGATCATTCAGCCGCATCAGATCGTTGAAGCGGCACAGGCGTTGGTCAACAAGGACATCTGA
- a CDS encoding DUF3082 domain-containing protein — protein MTDANTPESPEPRDPRKGPLSFLSGALTAGFLAWLALGWSRRMVVYFAVHPPHYSSPIAQNIAVTLKTLLVGLSFLATFSTGFVALGLTLVFLRSLFTARDQNPA, from the coding sequence ATGACTGATGCCAACACCCCAGAGAGTCCCGAGCCAAGGGATCCCCGCAAAGGTCCGCTGAGTTTTCTTTCTGGGGCGCTGACAGCTGGATTCTTGGCTTGGCTGGCTCTGGGCTGGAGCCGGCGGATGGTGGTGTACTTCGCTGTTCACCCACCCCACTACAGCTCGCCGATCGCCCAAAACATTGCCGTCACCCTGAAGACCTTGCTGGTGGGCTTGTCCTTTCTGGCCACTTTCAGCACTGGGTTTGTGGCTCTCGGTCTGACCCTGGTGTTTCTTCGCAGTCTCTTTACGGCTCGCGATCAGAACCCTGCCTAG
- the dnaG gene encoding DNA primase: MVNARLHPRTIEAVKERADIVDVVGEHVVLKKKGREFVGICPFHDDSKPSMTVSPAKQFYYCFSCGAGGNSIKFLMEFQRQSFSDVVLDLARRYQLPIETVDGPQQERLRQQLSRRDKLQRALALAAGWFRSQLLAPTGAEALKYLSESRGLSPATQESFQIGYAPDQWDGLLKHLQQVEGLAPELLEAAGLVVPRKGGNGFYDRFRHRVMVPIHDRQGRVIGFGGRSLDGSEPKYLNSPETEVFEKGKHLFGLDKASNAIRKDDRAVVVEGYFDVIALHAAGITNAVASLGTALSSQQITQLCRVSDSKRIVLNFDADGAGVRAANRAIGEVEQLAMQGQLELRVLHLPSGKDPDEFLKQNGAGDYRALLDQAPLWLDWQIEQVLEERDLSKADQFQQAVTALVGLLGKLPQSAVRTHYLQRVAERLSGGQGRLALQLEDDLRQQVKGQRWHGRSSRHEQPGETGQRERCEADLLRLYLHCPRHRATIRQELRQRELEDFAIPHHRHLWAAITDLEETNLGEGRMEAISRCDDDGEGLDVMDLPRLLTDQLLLESSALVSRLTPLLEPGELQRVALAEPLEQLRGIAALLERQKSLKRCRHLLEAWGGQRLQTLESCIAVLIDQDASSDQNNIDMEVRIQALFDDLNRDALRYQELYYTERKHIGHLDQQRCASYTVAVDSPVVDSSGDVIPPAA; this comes from the coding sequence CCATCAAGTTCCTGATGGAGTTCCAACGGCAGAGCTTCAGTGATGTGGTGTTGGATCTGGCGCGGCGCTACCAGCTCCCGATCGAGACGGTGGACGGTCCGCAGCAGGAGCGGTTGCGGCAGCAGCTGTCGCGCAGGGACAAGCTGCAACGGGCCCTGGCCCTCGCCGCCGGTTGGTTTCGCAGTCAGTTGCTGGCACCGACGGGCGCAGAGGCCCTGAAATACCTCAGCGAATCCAGAGGTCTCAGCCCCGCCACGCAGGAGTCATTTCAGATCGGATATGCCCCGGATCAATGGGATGGCCTGCTGAAGCATCTGCAACAGGTGGAGGGGCTGGCTCCCGAGCTTTTGGAGGCCGCTGGCCTGGTCGTGCCACGCAAGGGCGGCAATGGGTTTTATGACCGCTTTCGCCATCGGGTCATGGTTCCGATCCACGACCGTCAGGGTCGGGTGATTGGCTTCGGGGGGCGCAGTCTTGATGGCAGCGAGCCGAAGTATCTCAACTCCCCCGAGACCGAGGTCTTTGAAAAGGGAAAGCATCTGTTTGGTCTCGATAAAGCTTCCAACGCCATCCGCAAGGACGACCGGGCGGTGGTGGTGGAGGGTTATTTCGATGTGATTGCCCTGCATGCCGCTGGCATCACCAACGCGGTGGCCTCCCTGGGCACGGCCCTGAGCAGTCAGCAGATCACCCAGTTGTGCCGCGTCAGCGACAGCAAGCGGATCGTTCTGAACTTTGATGCCGACGGCGCTGGCGTCCGTGCGGCCAATCGGGCCATCGGCGAGGTGGAGCAGCTGGCGATGCAGGGCCAGCTGGAGCTTCGAGTGCTTCACCTGCCGTCTGGCAAAGACCCTGATGAGTTCCTGAAGCAGAACGGGGCCGGTGATTACCGCGCTCTTCTTGATCAGGCCCCCCTCTGGCTCGACTGGCAGATCGAGCAGGTGCTCGAGGAGCGCGATCTCAGCAAGGCTGATCAGTTCCAGCAGGCCGTGACGGCTCTGGTGGGGCTGCTGGGCAAACTCCCTCAGTCCGCTGTCCGCACCCACTACCTCCAACGGGTGGCGGAGCGACTCAGTGGTGGACAGGGGCGCTTGGCGCTCCAGTTGGAGGACGATCTGCGCCAGCAGGTGAAGGGCCAGCGTTGGCATGGGCGCTCCAGCCGCCATGAGCAGCCGGGTGAAACCGGGCAACGAGAGCGTTGTGAGGCAGACCTGCTGCGTCTGTATCTCCACTGCCCCCGGCACCGGGCCACCATTCGCCAGGAGTTGCGCCAACGCGAACTGGAGGATTTCGCCATTCCCCATCACCGCCATCTCTGGGCGGCCATCACGGATCTGGAGGAAACCAACCTGGGTGAGGGGCGGATGGAGGCGATCAGCCGATGTGACGACGACGGCGAGGGTCTCGACGTCATGGACCTGCCGCGGTTGCTCACTGATCAGTTGCTGCTGGAGAGCAGCGCGCTGGTGTCCCGCTTGACTCCCTTGCTGGAGCCCGGTGAATTGCAGCGTGTTGCCCTGGCGGAGCCGCTGGAGCAGCTGCGGGGCATTGCTGCCCTGCTGGAGCGGCAGAAAAGCTTGAAGCGCTGCCGGCATCTGCTGGAGGCCTGGGGCGGCCAGCGTCTGCAGACCCTGGAATCCTGCATCGCTGTGCTGATCGATCAGGACGCCTCGTCAGACCAGAACAACATCGATATGGAGGTACGGATTCAGGCCTTGTTCGATGACCTCAACCGTGATGCTTTGCGCTATCAGGAGCTCTATTACACGGAGAGAAAACACATCGGCCATCTGGATCAGCAGCGTTGCGCGAGTTACACCGTTGCAGTCGACTCCCCAGTGGTCGATTCCTCCGGTGATGTGATTCCACCCGCTGCTTGA
- a CDS encoding pentapeptide repeat-containing protein has translation MRRRFAALLVSFLVLTCQWLVATPAHAAMDVAKQVLIGADYADKDLRGATFNLSNLREADLSGSDLRGASLYGAKLQDADLSGTDLREATLDSAVMTGTNLSDAVLEGAFAFNTRFKDVVITGADFTDVPMRGDQLKSLCAVADGTNSVTGRSTRESLGCG, from the coding sequence ATGCGCAGACGCTTCGCGGCCCTTCTGGTCTCCTTTTTGGTTCTGACATGTCAATGGCTGGTGGCAACTCCGGCCCACGCCGCCATGGATGTCGCCAAACAGGTCTTGATCGGTGCTGACTATGCCGACAAGGACCTGCGTGGGGCCACCTTCAATCTGAGCAACCTCCGGGAAGCCGACCTGTCTGGATCAGATCTCCGCGGGGCAAGCCTGTACGGCGCGAAGCTGCAGGACGCCGACCTCAGCGGCACCGATCTGCGCGAAGCAACGCTGGACTCCGCCGTGATGACGGGCACCAACCTCTCGGATGCCGTTCTGGAGGGAGCTTTTGCCTTCAACACGCGCTTCAAGGACGTGGTGATCACGGGAGCTGACTTCACCGATGTCCCCATGCGCGGTGACCAACTCAAAAGCCTCTGTGCCGTTGCCGATGGGACGAATTCCGTCACGGGCCGCAGCACCCGCGAGAGTCTCGGTTGCGGCTGA
- a CDS encoding YraN family protein, which yields MPVESQCSGRWAEQQALQQLEAKGWRLLDRNWRCRWGELDLVLEQHQQLLVVEVKGRRIGHWDRRGLDAFHSAKRRRMARAISCWRAAHPTSAEKLLRIKLALVPLMPSHGTIRWMDVERLC from the coding sequence ATGCCGGTGGAGTCTCAATGCAGCGGACGCTGGGCGGAGCAGCAGGCCTTGCAACAGCTTGAAGCGAAGGGATGGCGGTTGCTCGATCGCAACTGGCGCTGCCGCTGGGGGGAACTGGATCTGGTGCTGGAGCAGCATCAGCAGCTGTTGGTGGTGGAGGTGAAAGGGCGTCGCATCGGTCACTGGGACCGTCGTGGCCTGGACGCGTTTCATTCCGCCAAACGGCGCCGCATGGCGCGTGCGATCAGCTGTTGGAGAGCCGCGCATCCAACGTCCGCCGAGAAGCTGCTGCGGATCAAGCTCGCCCTTGTGCCGTTGATGCCATCCCACGGAACGATTCGCTGGATGGATGTGGAGCGGCTGTGCTGA
- a CDS encoding Y-family DNA polymerase, with protein MPQATALIDGNNFYASCEQSLDPALIGHPVVVLSNNDGCIVARSAEARALGIRMGTPYFKARRELERHNVVVRSSNYALYADMSQRMMSLLEAHCEELEVYSIDEAFGRVRRPSNGDLQGWARQLRAQARQNLGLPIAIGLGASKGQAKLANRLAKQTADHAGTFDLGQCDNPDHWLETIAIEDVWGIGRQLAHWCRLRGINNARRLRDMPSGELRAKCGVVGLRLQRELRGHACLPLELAPAPKQETCVSRSFSRPITSQEELQQAIATYVVRAAEKLRKQQQRAAALTIYTRTSPFAPGFYSQAASTQLDLASNDTAVLLQAARPLVARIFRPHRQLAKAGVLMQHLQSHEILQTHLMVPMSEEQQQKRECLMQTIDRINRRYGRGSLQWAGCGLQPSWLMRREQLSRAATTRLQDLPVVRA; from the coding sequence ATGCCTCAGGCCACAGCCCTGATCGATGGAAACAATTTCTATGCCTCCTGCGAGCAGAGCCTGGACCCGGCCCTGATCGGCCACCCTGTCGTGGTGCTGTCCAACAACGACGGCTGCATCGTGGCGCGCAGTGCCGAAGCCCGTGCCCTGGGGATCCGGATGGGGACGCCATATTTCAAGGCGCGTCGGGAGCTTGAACGGCACAACGTGGTGGTGCGCAGTTCGAACTACGCGCTTTATGCCGATATGAGCCAGCGAATGATGAGCCTGCTGGAGGCCCACTGCGAAGAGCTGGAGGTGTATTCAATCGATGAAGCCTTCGGGAGGGTTCGTCGTCCCAGCAATGGTGATCTGCAAGGTTGGGCCCGCCAGCTGCGGGCCCAGGCCCGGCAGAACCTCGGACTCCCAATCGCCATCGGTCTGGGGGCCAGCAAGGGACAGGCCAAGCTGGCCAATCGCCTGGCCAAGCAGACCGCGGACCATGCCGGAACGTTCGACCTCGGCCAATGCGACAACCCGGATCACTGGCTGGAAACAATTGCAATCGAGGATGTGTGGGGGATCGGTCGTCAATTGGCCCATTGGTGTCGACTGCGGGGCATCAACAACGCACGACGCCTGCGCGACATGCCGAGCGGTGAGCTGCGCGCCAAATGCGGTGTGGTGGGTCTGCGTCTGCAACGCGAACTGCGCGGCCATGCCTGCCTACCGCTGGAGCTAGCACCAGCACCGAAGCAGGAAACCTGCGTGAGCCGCAGTTTCAGCCGACCGATCACGAGCCAGGAGGAACTGCAGCAGGCCATCGCCACCTATGTGGTGCGGGCCGCCGAGAAATTACGCAAGCAACAGCAGCGGGCGGCAGCCCTCACCATCTACACCCGCACCAGCCCGTTTGCTCCCGGCTTTTACAGCCAAGCGGCCAGCACGCAGCTGGACCTAGCAAGCAACGACACGGCCGTGCTGCTGCAAGCAGCGCGACCCTTGGTGGCACGAATCTTTCGCCCCCATCGTCAACTGGCCAAGGCCGGTGTGCTGATGCAGCACCTGCAGAGCCATGAGATTCTCCAAACCCATCTGATGGTGCCGATGAGTGAAGAGCAGCAGCAGAAACGGGAATGCCTGATGCAGACCATCGACCGGATCAATCGGCGTTACGGACGTGGAAGCCTGCAATGGGCAGGCTGCGGACTGCAGCCGAGCTGGTTGATGCGACGGGAGCAACTCAGCCGCGCCGCCACCACCCGTCTCCAGGATCTGCCGGTGGTGAGGGCCTGA
- the ispE gene encoding 4-(cytidine 5'-diphospho)-2-C-methyl-D-erythritol kinase has product MITVTAPAKVNLHLEVLGLRSDGFHELAMVMQSIELADRLSFENTADARISLSCDEASLSVGDDNLILRAAQLLRDRSGFSELGALIHLEKRIPIGAGLAGGSSDGAAALVGLNALWGLGHSPSDLERMAAELGSDMPFCVTGGCQLCFGRGERLEAVPPTNDPLAVLLVKDPRVSVSTPWAYKRCRELNQSHYLADEAAFERRRQALRSDAWLNPLRSDLPPPLRNDLQKVVAPETAAVRSALQLLKSVPHSLAVAMSGSGPSCFALFRDLESCRQAQGELAPQLERAGLKAWSCALRRDGVRIES; this is encoded by the coding sequence ATGATCACGGTGACGGCCCCGGCCAAAGTCAATCTTCACCTGGAGGTCCTGGGGCTGCGGTCGGACGGTTTCCATGAGCTGGCCATGGTGATGCAGAGCATCGAATTGGCGGATCGTCTGAGCTTTGAGAACACCGCTGATGCGCGGATCAGCCTCAGTTGCGATGAGGCCAGCCTCAGTGTTGGCGACGACAACCTGATCCTGCGTGCAGCTCAGCTGCTGCGGGACCGTTCTGGTTTCAGCGAATTGGGCGCGTTGATTCATCTGGAGAAACGCATTCCCATTGGTGCTGGCCTGGCTGGAGGCTCCAGCGATGGCGCTGCAGCCTTGGTGGGTCTGAATGCCCTGTGGGGGTTGGGCCATAGCCCCAGTGATTTGGAGCGCATGGCCGCCGAGCTCGGCTCGGATATGCCCTTCTGTGTGACCGGAGGGTGTCAGCTCTGTTTCGGGCGTGGGGAGCGGCTGGAAGCGGTGCCGCCGACCAACGACCCCCTGGCGGTGTTGTTGGTCAAAGACCCCAGGGTGAGTGTTTCAACGCCATGGGCTTACAAACGTTGCCGTGAGCTGAACCAATCCCACTACCTCGCTGATGAGGCTGCCTTTGAACGACGCCGGCAGGCCTTGCGGAGCGATGCTTGGCTCAACCCATTGCGCAGTGACCTTCCCCCTCCCTTGCGCAACGATCTGCAGAAGGTGGTGGCGCCCGAAACAGCTGCTGTGCGGTCGGCGCTTCAATTGTTGAAGAGCGTTCCCCACAGCCTGGCGGTGGCGATGAGCGGTTCAGGTCCCAGTTGCTTTGCACTGTTCCGCGATCTGGAGTCATGCCGACAGGCCCAGGGCGAACTCGCTCCCCAGCTGGAACGTGCCGGATTGAAGGCGTGGTCTTGCGCCCTCCGCCGCGATGGCGTGAGGATTGAGTCATGA
- the rsmA gene encoding 16S rRNA (adenine(1518)-N(6)/adenine(1519)-N(6))-dimethyltransferase RsmA, translated as MGFSGHHARKRFGQHWLRDDSVLQRIVEAADLEPTDRVLEVGPGRGALTERLLAADVGAVHAIELDRDLVAGLQDRFADQPAFSLHQGDVLEAPLELNDGHIADKVVANIPYNITGPLLERLVGRLDRPVDPPYQRLVLLVQKEVAERIRARPGHSSFSALSVRMQLLARCRSVCPVPPRCFQPPPKVQSEVICLEPLSPSERVEPALASQVESLLKQAFLARRKMLRNTLAGVADPDRLQALAASAGFSLQQRPQELAPHTWVALARGLNRGD; from the coding sequence ATGGGTTTCTCCGGACATCACGCCCGCAAACGCTTCGGCCAGCACTGGTTGCGCGATGACTCCGTGCTGCAGCGGATTGTTGAGGCTGCCGATCTTGAGCCGACCGACCGTGTGCTGGAGGTGGGACCCGGCCGCGGTGCCTTGACCGAGCGTCTTCTGGCTGCGGATGTTGGGGCGGTGCATGCGATTGAGCTTGATCGCGATCTGGTGGCCGGTTTGCAGGACCGTTTCGCTGATCAGCCCGCGTTCAGCCTGCACCAGGGAGATGTGCTCGAGGCGCCCCTCGAATTGAATGATGGCCACATCGCCGACAAGGTGGTGGCCAACATCCCTTACAACATCACAGGCCCTCTGCTTGAGCGGCTGGTGGGGCGGTTGGATCGCCCTGTGGATCCGCCATACCAACGGCTTGTCTTGCTGGTGCAGAAGGAAGTGGCGGAGCGGATCCGGGCCCGGCCCGGCCACAGCAGTTTCAGCGCCCTGAGTGTGCGCATGCAGTTGCTGGCCCGCTGCCGTTCGGTCTGTCCGGTGCCGCCGCGTTGTTTTCAACCCCCACCGAAGGTCCAGTCGGAAGTGATCTGCCTGGAGCCTTTGTCGCCGTCCGAGCGGGTGGAGCCGGCCTTGGCGTCCCAGGTGGAATCCCTGCTGAAGCAGGCCTTCCTGGCCCGGCGAAAAATGCTGCGCAACACCCTGGCGGGCGTGGCCGATCCCGACCGCTTGCAGGCTTTGGCTGCCTCCGCTGGCTTCAGCCTTCAGCAGCGTCCCCAGGAACTGGCACCGCACACTTGGGTTGCCCTGGCCAGGGGTTTGAATCGGGGCGACTGA
- a CDS encoding LexA family transcriptional regulator, whose amino-acid sequence MEGKQGNPLLPLQPRRNRLTLPLAGERVAAGFPSPAEDYVDVGIDLNEQLIRHPSSTFFLHVSGNSMTDAGIHDGDLLVVDRSLEPRPGKVVVAVLDGSFTLKRLMRHRGRLRLEAAHPDYPPLELHRCGEVQIWGVAIHVIHPL is encoded by the coding sequence ATGGAGGGCAAGCAAGGCAATCCACTGCTGCCCCTGCAGCCAAGGCGCAACCGGCTCACCCTGCCCCTGGCCGGGGAACGCGTCGCCGCGGGTTTTCCGTCCCCCGCTGAGGACTACGTCGATGTGGGGATCGACCTCAATGAACAACTCATCCGGCATCCCAGCAGCACCTTTTTCCTACATGTCAGCGGCAACTCCATGACCGACGCCGGCATCCACGATGGTGACCTCCTGGTGGTCGATCGCAGCCTCGAACCGCGACCGGGAAAGGTGGTCGTAGCGGTACTGGACGGATCCTTCACGCTCAAGCGCCTGATGCGCCATCGCGGCAGGTTGCGCCTGGAAGCCGCCCATCCGGACTATCCCCCGCTGGAGCTTCACCGCTGCGGTGAGGTTCAGATCTGGGGCGTGGCCATCCACGTGATCCATCCGCTCTGA
- a CDS encoding 23S rRNA (pseudouridine(1915)-N(3))-methyltransferase RlmH, which yields MNPARCRILAVGKVRRDWIQNGIDLYLKRLPGMTISELRDSTPDKEADAIRAALRPDETLIALMEQGDTLASVPFARRLEQLGNQRLAFVIGGADGLTPALKAQAHWRLSLSPMTFPHELARLMLVEQLFRAQAIVQGSPYHRA from the coding sequence TTGAACCCGGCCCGTTGCCGGATCCTTGCGGTGGGAAAAGTCCGTCGCGACTGGATTCAGAACGGTATCGACCTCTACCTCAAACGCCTGCCGGGGATGACCATCAGCGAGCTTCGGGACAGCACCCCGGACAAGGAGGCCGATGCGATCCGAGCGGCCCTGCGGCCCGACGAAACCCTGATCGCCTTGATGGAACAGGGCGACACCCTGGCCTCGGTTCCCTTCGCACGACGCCTCGAACAGTTGGGCAACCAGCGGCTCGCCTTTGTGATTGGTGGTGCCGATGGCCTGACTCCTGCGCTCAAAGCGCAGGCCCACTGGCGACTGAGCCTCTCCCCCATGACCTTCCCCCATGAACTGGCGCGGCTGATGCTGGTGGAACAACTGTTCCGGGCCCAGGCGATTGTTCAGGGCAGCCCATATCACCGCGCCTAG
- a CDS encoding 2OG-Fe(II) oxygenase, with protein sequence MLHVVDNLLSADALQELRELCEIHGQIREQHDGDAQFSWRPETGPSRSIHAPAQQAIVDRYLNDALLPLATPFAPQRAGIEWWCNTNNDLDWHVDKDELEGSRSGRYVLPLLSTVFYPHVSCAGGELLIADNPPISNGYQGPLPTFRSVISIPPVMNRLVLFSPGILHRINPFEGERYSVAVNIWAQPPLTTTAAGPPA encoded by the coding sequence ATGCTGCACGTTGTTGACAACCTGCTGTCCGCTGATGCCTTGCAGGAACTTCGCGAGCTCTGCGAGATCCATGGGCAGATCAGAGAGCAGCATGACGGCGATGCGCAGTTCAGCTGGCGCCCCGAAACAGGCCCCTCCCGCTCCATCCACGCGCCTGCCCAGCAAGCCATCGTCGATCGCTACCTCAACGATGCCCTTCTCCCCTTGGCAACCCCGTTTGCCCCCCAGCGGGCCGGGATCGAGTGGTGGTGCAACACCAACAACGACCTCGACTGGCACGTCGACAAGGATGAACTGGAAGGAAGTCGCAGCGGCCGTTACGTGTTGCCCTTGCTGTCTACGGTTTTTTATCCCCACGTGAGCTGTGCTGGCGGCGAACTTCTGATCGCCGACAACCCCCCGATCAGCAACGGCTATCAGGGGCCCCTGCCAACGTTTCGCTCGGTGATCTCCATCCCACCGGTGATGAACCGTCTTGTGCTTTTTTCTCCAGGCATCCTGCATCGCATCAACCCGTTCGAAGGCGAGCGTTACTCCGTCGCCGTCAACATCTGGGCCCAGCCGCCCCTCACCACAACGGCTGCAGGGCCACCGGCTTGA
- a CDS encoding DUF805 domain-containing protein — translation MLRLKDSLISNNKSLKKSFMYSGRASREEFFLFLYFQVVFVLFNLILIGLTSPLLNLLPASTKNIILIILSLPLIVYYVGLPFAFASLCARRLHDLGMSLKSLHILPFVAHKMGNKEVNAWGTPPRARPPPPPP, via the coding sequence ATGCTAAGACTTAAAGACTCCCTGATAAGCAACAACAAGAGCCTAAAGAAATCATTCATGTACAGCGGTCGCGCCTCAAGGGAGGAGTTCTTTTTATTCCTCTACTTTCAGGTCGTCTTCGTCCTTTTCAACCTTATTTTAATTGGATTGACATCTCCTCTTCTCAACCTCCTCCCCGCTAGCACAAAAAATATTATTTTAATCATCTTATCGCTTCCATTAATTGTTTACTACGTCGGCCTTCCATTCGCATTCGCATCCCTCTGCGCTCGTCGCCTTCATGACCTCGGCATGAGCCTCAAAAGCCTTCACATCCTCCCCTTTGTTGCCCACAAAATGGGCAACAAAGAGGTCAACGCGTGGGGAACCCCCCCCCGGGCCCGGCCCCCCCCCCCCCCCCCTTAA
- the secD gene encoding protein translocase subunit SecD, protein MARYQGWFALVLALAIAAGMFLVRTPLELGLDLRGGSQLTVEVKPAGEITRVGSEEMEAVKAVLDRRVNGLGVAESTLQTVGESQLVLQLPGEQDPTAAARVLGDTALLEFRAQKPNTEAEFRGLRQLRSQVEAILKLREDQIRRGETPEPLDLDQLQTTRDALGLEGQATSEEEQLRDLLAKVDADLLTMLEPASLTGKQLVTAGRQPLQNNPNSWEVTLNFDGEGAEAFADLTKSIAGTDRLLAIILDDQLISAASVGPQFQSAGISGGAATISGNFSAETARELEVKLRGGSLPLPVEVIEVRTIGPTLGAENIRRSLVAALSGLALVAVFMVVAYRLPGAVAVMALSLYALFNLAVYALIPVTLTLPGIAGFILSIGMAVDANVLIFERIKDELRRGNTLIRSIDTGFSEAFSSIVDGHLTTLISCAALFFLGTGLVKGFAATLGIGVLLSLFTALTCTRTLLRFLMGYSGLRRPSNFLPARQLPSSSA, encoded by the coding sequence ATGGCGCGTTATCAGGGTTGGTTTGCCCTTGTTCTTGCCCTGGCCATTGCCGCCGGGATGTTTTTGGTTCGTACTCCGCTGGAACTGGGCCTCGATCTGCGAGGCGGCAGTCAGCTCACTGTTGAGGTGAAGCCGGCCGGGGAGATCACCCGTGTCGGCTCTGAGGAAATGGAAGCGGTGAAAGCCGTGCTCGATCGCCGGGTTAACGGCCTCGGTGTAGCCGAGTCGACCCTGCAGACCGTGGGTGAGTCGCAGCTGGTGTTGCAGCTCCCCGGCGAACAGGATCCCACCGCTGCTGCGAGAGTTCTTGGCGACACGGCTCTGCTCGAGTTCCGTGCTCAGAAGCCCAACACTGAAGCTGAATTCCGTGGTCTGAGGCAGCTCCGCTCCCAGGTGGAAGCCATTCTCAAGCTCCGTGAGGATCAGATCCGACGCGGTGAAACGCCAGAGCCGCTGGATTTGGATCAGCTCCAGACAACCCGTGATGCCCTGGGGCTTGAGGGCCAGGCCACCTCGGAGGAAGAACAGCTGCGCGACCTGCTCGCGAAGGTCGACGCCGATCTGCTCACAATGCTTGAACCGGCCTCGCTGACGGGTAAGCAGCTTGTGACGGCCGGTCGCCAACCGCTGCAGAACAACCCGAACAGCTGGGAAGTGACGCTCAACTTCGACGGGGAGGGGGCAGAGGCTTTCGCTGATCTCACCAAGTCGATTGCAGGCACTGATCGATTGCTGGCGATCATCTTGGATGACCAGCTGATCAGTGCCGCCAGTGTTGGTCCCCAGTTCCAAAGCGCTGGAATCTCAGGTGGTGCAGCCACCATCAGCGGCAATTTCAGTGCGGAAACGGCCCGCGAACTGGAGGTGAAGCTGCGCGGCGGCTCTTTGCCTCTCCCCGTTGAGGTAATCGAGGTCCGCACCATTGGCCCCACACTTGGGGCTGAAAACATCCGTCGCAGCCTGGTGGCTGCCCTCTCTGGCCTGGCCTTGGTGGCCGTGTTCATGGTGGTGGCCTACCGCCTGCCTGGAGCTGTTGCTGTGATGGCTCTCAGCCTGTATGCCCTGTTCAACCTGGCGGTGTATGCCCTGATCCCCGTCACCCTCACCCTGCCGGGAATCGCTGGATTCATCCTTTCGATTGGCATGGCTGTGGACGCCAACGTTCTGATCTTTGAGCGGATCAAAGATGAGCTGCGGCGAGGTAACACCCTGATCCGCTCGATTGATACCGGTTTCTCCGAGGCGTTTTCATCGATCGTTGACGGTCACCTGACCACGTTGATCAGCTGCGCCGCGCTCTTTTTTCTTGGCACTGGCCTGGTCAAGGGCTTCGCGGCGACCCTGGGCATCGGTGTGTTGCTCAGCCTGTTCACCGCCCTCACCTGCACCCGAACCCTGCTGCGTTTCCTGATGGGATATTCCGGTCTTCGTCGTCCCAGCAATTTCCTGCCCGCTCGGCAGCTTCCTTCTTCCTCCGCTTGA